The genomic segment TCTGCCGCTGGACGTTCAAGAGCTTGTGGTGTCGTCACAATGGCCATGGTGATATGTGGCGCAAGCAAGCGTGCCATCGTCAGTGCATCGTGCCCCTCCAATACACCAAAGACGAGGATGCGGCGCGATGGTTGAGGCAGGCAGGCAAGGCTCTCCAGTAGCCCGCGCATTTTGTCTGGATTGTGTGCGCCGTCGAGGATCACTGTCGGGCTCGTTTGCACAATTTCAAATCGACCAGGAATGCGTGCTTCAGCCAGGCCACGACGGACAACGTCTGTGGTAATTGGTCCACGCGGTAGATGGCCAAGTTTTTCCACTGCGGCCAATGCAGCAGCTGCGTTTGGTATCTGGAACTTACCGAGTAAGCCTAGTTGGAACACAGTCTTGCGCCGATAATCAAGGAGCCATGTTCCTGTCGCGTCACAACGCAACAGGGCATAGTCGTGCTCAGGCTGAACGATATCGAGTGGGGCGCCGACGGTCTCAGCTTCTCGACGAATAATCTCCAGCAGTTCTGGATCGGTAACAGTTGTCACTCCTGGACGGCCAGGTTTCAAGATACCCGCTTTATGCCAGGCAATATCGCGAATCGTTGGACCAAGCGTGCGCACGTGATCTAGCCCGACTGAGGTAATTACTGCAACTTCCGGCATGATGACGTTGGTCAGATCAAAGCGGCCGCCAACACCAACTTCAATCACCGCGATGTCGACGCGCTCTTCGGCAAAGGCCAGGAATGTGAGTGCAGTCCAACATTCCCCATAGGTTAGTCGCTCTTCGCCTCTGGCATTCCATCGTTGGATGGCTTGATCGAGTTCGGCGACGTATCGCGCAAAGCGGTCGGCTGGTAACAGGGCGCGGTCAAGCTGGAGCTTCTCAGTCTCGACTTGGAGGTAGGGTGAGGTGTGCAAGCCAACATGATAACCAGCAGCGGTTAGGATGCTTGCAATGAAGGTAGCAGTTGAGCCTTTTCCGGATGTGCCAGTAACGTGAACGGTCGGGTATGAATCGTGTGGTCGCCCAAGGAACTCGAGGAAGCGACGAAGGCGAGCCAAGCGGGCCTGAGCGCGAGCCCGAATTTGCTCAGGCGTTGCTCCAGGGGGTGGGGAAGGGGGGCCTTGAATTAATCCGTTGAGGTATGCTGCAGCCTGCTGGTACTGTGCCAGTAACTTGGCACATAGTGCTGTCACTGCATTGCTCCCTTCACCCCGGCAATACATCTATCGGGATGATTCTAGCAACCGAGCATGGCTACGGATGAGGAAGACGGCGCTGTTTCAGCATCACGCTCACACCCGCGACAGGACAGTTCAATCGCTCTGGCGTTCCTACACCCGAAGTGCTCTCGTGCTCGCAATCGCCACTGGCTTTCTCCTGGGGAGTTTCACAGCCTTGTTGGAGCAGCAGCCCGCTTCTGTGTCACTTGCGCTTACTCTTGCGCAGTTGCATGGCGAACTCCAGCTGATTGGCTTTCTCGGGCTTTTCACGCTTGGTGTCTTGTTTCACTTCTTCCCGCGTTTACGGGGTGTCGCCTCTCCACCGACACTGCTGCAACACATTGCACTCGTCGGGTTTGTCGTTGGGCTTCTTTTCCGCATCGTCGGCGTCCTGCTGCTTTCCGTTGGATGGATGCATCAGTGGAGCGCATGGCTGCACGTGCTCGCTGGAGGTTTCTTGCTCATCGGGGGAAGCGCAGCAGTGCTTACTGTTGGCTGGCTTTTGCGCCAAGCACCGCCGGCGGGGAAGACTGCCTCTCGCCTGTTTACGGTCACGGTTGCACTTGCCTCCTTGGCCCTTCTGCTTGCAGTTGCTGTGCTCGCGTGGGGATTCTTGCACATAAATGATGCGGGTGCTCTCCCTGCGCGGCTGGACATCATAGAAACTGCCCTACTGCTTGAAGGTTTTGTCGTCCCGATCGCGCTTGTGATGGCGACACGCCTCTTCCCGCTGTTTTTCCAGCTCCAACGGCCGCGTGAGCGCTGGGTGGCTGTGAGTGTCGGCTTGGTTCTCCTAGGGCTGGCCTGCCGCATCCTTGGTCTTTGGCAAGGCGGCTGGTGGGTATGGGGTGGTCAGGGACTCATTGGGGGTGGCATGCTTGTGGGCCTCGTTGGGCTGCGGCTCTGCGAACCGCGACGCCAACTCCCCCGTGCTGGGCGTCTGTGGTATCGCGATCCATTGCATTGGCTGTTGCTCTGTGCTCATGCTTGGCTTGCACTCGCCGGCGGGATATTACTCTGGCACGGGTTTCATTTCCGTCCCGCGCCAATGATGCTCGAGTGGCATCTTGTTGGTTTGGGGTATCTTGTGACACTGGTGTTGGCCGTTGGCTCGCACCTCTTGCCAGGGTTCCTTGGAGTCCGTTTGCGATCTCAGGCAGCCAGTTGGGTGTTGCTCGGACTCTCGCAAGGGGCAGTGCTGTGTCGGCTCATCCCCTTTGTTCCCATGTTGCCGCTCTCTTTCCGCCAGGCACAGGATGGAGCCGTAATTGCTGGCATGCTCGGCCTTCTCAGTCTTGCCCTGTTTTCGTGGAACACGCAGCTTTTCCGGCGTGTGCGTAGGGGGTCTCCATAGAGGAAACTTCATTGCCGAGATAGACGGGGCAAAGGTATTTCGATACTATTGGGTTCGGAAAGTTGATGGATCGCGCAGAAGAGAGGCAGCAGCGATGACGGAGCTGACACGCGAGCAAGTGATTGAGGCCTTGCGGCCAGTCTATGATCCAGAGCTGCGTCGCAGCATCGTCGACCTCGGTATGGTGAAAGATGTGCAGATTGATCAAGGGTGCGTGCGGGTGCACGTTGAACTGACCACGCCCGCGTGTCCGCTCCGGGCCCAGATTCAGCGCGACGTGCACGCGGCGATTGAGCAGTTACCGGGCGTGCAGCAGGTCGAAGTGACCTTCGGCGCTCGGGTTCGCGCTGCTGGGACGGGAATGCCCGATCGCCAGCCGATTCCTGGGGTGAAGAATACGATTGCCGTTGCGAGCGGTAAGGGCGGTGTTGGGAAATCGACTGTCGCGGTTAACATCGCTGTTGCCCTCGCGCAAGACGGTGCGAGCGTGGGGTTGCTCGATGCCGATGTCTATGGGCCAAGCATCCCGTTGATGATGGGTACCCGGGCCCGCCCGATGCTCGAGAATGACAAGATTCTCCCGGTCGAAGCCTATGGCTTACGGATAATGTCGGTTGGTTTCATTCTCGATCCCGAAAAGGCGCTGATTTGGCGTGGGCCGCTGGTTTCCCAGCTTGTGCGCCAATTTCTCCACGACGTTGTGTGGGGTGAGCTCGACTACCTGGTTATCGATCTGCCACCGGGGACAGGTGATGTTCAGCTCACGCTCGTGCAACAGATTCCGCTGTCTGGGGCGATTATTGTGACGACGCCACAGGATGTCGCTCTGGCCGATGCCATTAAAGGTCTGCAGATGTTCCGAGAAGTGAAGACGCCGGTGCTTGGCATTGTCGAGAACATGAGCTACTTTATCTGCCCACACTGTGGTGAGCGCTCCGATATTTTCGGGACGGGCGGGGGGCGACGAACTGCCGAGCGGTATGATGTCCCCTTGCTTGGTGAAATCCCGATCGATCCACTGGTGCGTGAAGGTGGCGATACTGGGCAGCCAATTGTGCTTGCGGCACCAGAGTCGCCAACGGCGCAAGCGTTTCGTGATGCAGCTCGCCGTGCGGCGGGGCGGCTTTCGATTGAGGCTGTGCGCAAGCCGCGTCGGCCGGTCCTCATGCTGCGTCGGAGTTAGTCCCTTCATCTGCTCCTGCGTTGCCAGCACGCTTCTGTTAGCATCACACTGAGAGTGTGGCTCCGGGTGATGCGGTGTGGGGGGCAACGTGAACTGTCACGAGTGTGGAGCACGATTACCAGCTGATGCGCGCTTTTGCCCGCAGTGTGGCCGACCAGTAAGCGGTGAGCGGCATCCGCGACGCGTGGTCGTCACTGGACTGGGAGCAGTTACGCCGCTTGGATTGACGGCAGAGGAAACCTGGCAACGGGTACGTGCTGGCCAGTCGGGCATTCAGCGGATCTCGCGGTTTGACCCCGCTGATCTTCCAGTGCAGATCGCCGGCGAAGTTCGCGGTTTCGTTTTTGGCGATTGGGTTGATCCGAAAACTGCCCGGCAGATGGCAATCTTTAGTCAGTATGCTGTCCATGCGGCAGGGATGGCGCTGCAGGACGCTGGGCTTGACCAGGGCGGCTTTGATCCAGCGCGCGCGGCTGTCGTCGTTGGCACCGGCGCTGGCGGCATGGCCACGATTATTGAAGCGCAGGATGCCGCAACGCGTCGCGGACTGATGCGCGTCAGTCCGCATTTCATGACAACCTTTCCGCATAACATGCCCGCCTATCACATTGCTCAGGCATTTCGGTTTCTTGGCCCAAGCTTGACTGTTTCCACAGCCTGTGCCACTGGCGCGCAGGCGATCGGCGAGGCGGTGATTGCAATTCGGCGTGGGCAGGCGGATCTTGCGCTAGCCGGCGGCACAGAATACGCGGTGTTTCCCCTGTTTCTTGCAAGCTTTGCCGTCCAGCGGGCGGCTTCGCCCGATAATGCATGCCCAGAGCGTGCGAGCCGGCCGTTTGATGCGACGCGCAACGGGTTTGTGGTGAGTGAAGGGGCCGGCATGCTCGTCCTTGAGTCGCTTGAGCATGCACAGGCGCGTGGCGCGCGCATCTATGCCGAAGTCCTTGGCTATGCTTCGAGTAATGATGGCTATCACCCGATTGCCCCCGAACCGGAAGGAGAAGGGGCGGCTCGCGCTATTCGTGCCGCCCTCGCTGACGCTGGCGTAACGCCAGATCAGGTTGACTACATTAATGCGCATGCTGCAAGTACGCCTTTAGGCGATAAAGCGGAAACGCTGGCGATTAAGCGAGCGCTTGGCGAACATGCGGAACGAATTCCTGTCAGTGCGCCTAAGTCGATGCTTGGTCATCTCATGGGAGCTGCAGGCGCGGTTGAAACCATTGTGACGATCCTTGCGCTCCGCGATCAAATCCTGCCCCCGACTATTAACTATGAGCATCCGGATCCTGACTGCGACCTCGACTATGTGCCAAATGTCGCTCGTCCAGCATCGATTCGCATTGCACTGAAAAACTCATTTGGTCTTGGTGGGCAGAATGCCTGCTTGGTCATACGTCGTTGGGAACAGGGAGTGTAAAGAGAGGAGCAGCCAAGGTATGCCACGTGGTTATGCTCCGGTCAGCGGGTTGGAGAGCCCACGGTTTAGCGGAATTCGAACCTTCGCACGCTTGCCGCATACGCGCGATCTTGCTGGTGTTGATGTTGCCATTGTTGGTGTGCCGTTTGATACAGGCGTGACGTACCGCGTTGGAGCGCGGTTTGGGCCGGCGGCAGTCCGCGAGATGTCAGCGATGTTGCGGGTGTACCACCCTGCACTCAACGTCAATGTGTACGATGTACTGTCCGTGGTTGACTATGGCGATGTCCCAGTTGTCCCGGGCTTTATCGAGGCAAGCTATGACCGCATTGTCGATGGCTTGCGCCCTATCCTTGCTGCTGGCGTTGTGCCGATCTGCATCGGCGGTGATCATTCAATTGCGCTAGCCGAACTGCGGGCTGTGGCAGAACGCTATGGCCCGGTGGGGATGGTGCAATTCGACTCTCACACTGATACCTGGGATGAGTACTGGGGGCAGAAGTACACTCACGGCACGCCGTTTCGCCGTGCTGTCGAAGAGGGCTTGCTCGATCCTCGCCGCGTGATTCAGGTCGGCATGCGTGGTTCGCTCTATGGGCCTGAGGATCTGGATCAGTCGCGAGACCTCGGCTTTGAAGTGTGGACAACGGATGACGTGCGACGTGAGGGCATCGCCGCTGTCGTGCAGGCGATCCATCGTCGGGTGGCGGACGGCCCGGTGTTCCTATCGTTCGATATTGATTTCGTTGATCCAAGTTTTGCGCCTGGCACTGGTACGCCAGAAATTGGCGGATTTACTAGTCGCGAGGCACAGGAATTGCTCCGCGGCCTCGTTGGACTTAAGCTTGTCGCCTGTGATCTTGTTGAAGTCCTGCCAGCACATGATCCTGCTGGTATAACCGCTCTTATCGCGGCGAATCTCATCTTCGAAATACTTGCGGTCCTGGCGGCGACACGACGTCAAGCGCAGGAGGCAGATGCATGACCGTGATTTCAACGGAGCATATTCTGTTTGGCCGCATTCCGCGGCGAGCGGCACAGCTACGCCCGTCTGCCCCAATGGCGTTTCCGATGACGAGCGGGCAGCTTTTGCAAATTACTGACCTTGAGGGCAAGCAGGTCGCTACCATGGTTGCGTTTGCTGCTCACGATCAGACTGAGTATCTCTCTTGCACCCAGACAAGGGCTGTCAACAACACGCTGATGCTCGAGCAAGGCATGGTGTTGGTCAGCAATCGGCGCAATCCGATGTTCGTTGTTGTCGAGGATACGGTCGGACGACACGATATTCTGCTCCCGGCTTGTGATCAGCGGAAGTATCTCGAAGACTATGGGCTTGTTGACCACCCGAACTGCCATGATAATCTCCTTGCTGCCCTGCGTGAACACGGATTGACCGTTGAGAGCCTTCCTGACCCGGTCAACTGGTTTATGCATGTTGGGTTCAAGGCGCGCGGCCGCCTTGAAATCCGTGAGCCCCTTTCTGAACCGAATGATTACGTTCTGCTTCGCGCATTAATGGACGTCGTTGTGGCGATCACACCGTGTCCGCAGGATCAAAATGCCAGCAATGCGTTTAACCCAACTGATATTCTGATTCGTGTCTATGACTAGTCCGTACGGTGAGCTGTAGAGGGCGAATGCGTCTGGCGTTGTGGAGTGTGATCAGCTGTTGATGTTGTCATGATCAGTTGATAGCGTGTGCGATACGGAATGCGATAATCGCGGAGCAGTTTTCGGACGTCAATCCGCCGGTAGCCTGCTGGGGTCTCCGGGCGAGCATGGCGTGAGAGTGCAAGCTTCGTTGGCAGCAGCGAACCAAGCTTGCCTGCTGCGACTGCCTCAGCAAGAATGGCGAGGTCAGCGCGGCCTGGAATGTCGTCAATCTCGTAGTCTGGCGGTTGACTGAGTGGATCTCTGTCAAGCCAGATATAGAGCTTTGCTGGCATTCGTACACACTCCTTGTGCTTTCTCGAAGGTCGATGCCGTTCCACCGTCCAGAGCGATTAGTACTGCCTGAAATGTATAATCTTAGGAGAGTCTCCGTGACTATGGGAGTTTTTCGTCTGTGCGGCATTGCGTGGTATACTTTCTTCTCGCGAGTCCGACGGGCTGGCCTGTCGGGTCGAGCACGGAACGTATGCACACGTGCGTAGAGGGGGCGTGAACAGCAGTGGCGAAGTCGGTACATGTCGAACTTCGCGAGAACGAGAGCTTTGAGGCGCTACTCAAGCGCTTCACGAAGGAACTGCAGAAGTCAGGCGTTCTGCGCGACTACCGCGCAAAGCGTCACTATGTAAGTAAGAGTGAGCAGCGCCGAGCGAAGATTCGCAAGGCAGAGCATCGCCGCCGTCGCAAGCTGGCCAAGCTGGCGAAGAAGGGGCAGGTTCTTCTCTAACCCCATACCTTGTCACGCTTCTGCCTTCTTGCTCGGTCGCTCAGGGTCGGAAGAAGATTGGGTGATCACGCCGAACGCTGAAGCACGAACAACGCCAACAAGTTCAACGCGAGCTTCGCTGTTGACAACGCAGACGTGGGTGTTGCCGACAGCGACGCTCGTATTCTTGGCATATCTGGCTTTCGTGATTGTCGGCCGGCTTTTCGCGCATCTTCCCTTTGTTGTCGTGCTCTTGCCAATCTTACCATCGTTTCTTCTCACCTGGTTTGCACTCGCGGTTGCCCTGACTGATATCGTGTCTCGTCCCTCGTTTACCACTGCGGCAAAGATCCGCTGGGCGGCGATTATCGCGCTCTTCAATGTTCTGGCGTTCTTGCCCTATTGGTTCTTTGTTGTTCGCCCTGGGCGGAAGTAGGCCGCTCCTGTTTAGTATCGCAACGGAGAGACGCGGGTGGACAACGCGAGGCAGACGGAGCTACCTGGTAAGCGCGAGGTTGATCTCTACGTCCAGACGTATTTGACGCTTCTCCGTACGTCAGGTCCCGTTCCGGTTGCCACACTTATTCCAGCACATCTTCAGAGTGCCCCGTTGCTCCATCAGGGTGCGAATGAACCTGATATTGATGCCGGGGCGTTTCTCTATAGTACGCTTCGCCTTCCCCGAGAAATTGTTTGGGTTGAGCACATTCTGTTTGGCCAGTCGGTTGCGAGTTTCGCTCGGCATGGCTATCGCGACATACTCAGTTGGCGACAGGTTACCGCACCTGGTCGTCGGCGTCGCTGGTATACGAACGATCAGGGAGTCCTCGCAGCCTTCGTCAGCTCGTCTTCTGACCTCGATGATGTTGTCCCAACCATCGTCGCCTGGCAGATCGAGTGGAATAAGTTGCACCGTATGTTTGAGGAGAATCCTGTACTACGGGACATCGTGCGCCAGGTGACACAAACGCAGGCCAACGCACAGCGTGAGGCAGACGAGCGACTGCGTGAAGCACTTGGATTATCAGCCTATGATTGGGGGAGACTTGCTCAGGCGTGGGGAGAGCAGTTCTGGGCAATTCTCGCGTTCGCGGCTGAGCAGCGGAAGCGACTCACAATCCAGTTGCTGCCAGGCGGTTATGCGGGCTATACCCGTGCTGCCCGTACCTGGTGGACGCCGATTGAGCGATATTTGCTTGAACATCAGTTGATGGATCGGCCGCTCTTCTTTGTTTCTTCCAACATGCACAGCATTGCAAATGTGCTGTCGGGAACTGCGCGTCGTCGCCAAGATGCGCTCGTGCGCTTTATTGAGCAGACTCGTCATCCTGAACTCTACCCTGAACTCGAACGTTTTCGAGCGGGGCAGAGCCGCAGCAATTGGGACAATTTGTTGTACTACACCGCGCGACTTTATTTTGCTGCCCATCCTGAGGAACGAGAAGCGCGGAATCGCGAAGAAGCAGAACGTGGTATCGTCACGATTAACCCTGAAGGCCCTGTTGATGTTGGGGTGCAGATCATCACGCTTTCGCAACTCTCTCCTGAGGACTTTGATCCTCGCCTCGGCCAACTCTCTCTCGATCGACTTGCGCATTGCCAAGCGGTGATCCTGAACATTAACTATCCTCTTGGTATGGGGGCGTATCATCTTCTCCACCAGATCGTTGCCAGCACTGAGCGGCTTGTTGGTGTCTATATCCTTGGCAAAGCGGCAACACTGAACGCACGGATTGGCGACGTCATGCTATCGGACGTCGTCTATGATGAGCATAGTGGGAATACATACTGGTTACGGAACTGTTTTAGTGCTGCTGACCTTCGACCATATTTGATTTATGGCTCAGCTCTTGACCACCAGCGTGCTGTAACCGTCTTTGGCACATTTTTGCAAAACCGCGGATACCTCGACTTCTTCTATCGCGAGAACTTTACGGTAGTTGAGATGGAAGCTGGCCCGTATCTCAGCGCACTCTACGAGGATCTCTTCCTGACACGTTACGGCACTGGCGAGCAGGTCAACTTGACGGCTGTGCCATTCGACCTTGGGCTGATTCACTACGCTTCGGATACGCCCTATAGTCGGGCGCACACGCTTGGCGCTCGCGGCTTGTCGTATTACGGCATGGATTCGACGTATGCTTCGACCATTGTGATATTGCGCCGCATTTTCCGTCAGGCTGGTGTGCTCATCGATACTAGTCATGCTTCCGACTGCATAGTCCAACCGCATGGAGGAGTGCATGGAACAACAACGGGCAGCGATTGTTCACATCGCTGAAACGCTGATCAGTCAACTGGACCTTCTCAACGACGCACGTGAGCGTGCGCTTGCGGTGACACGACAAATCACACGGCTGAGTGCGAATGCGGTGCGCGCTACCCACCGTGGTGAACGGGATGTTGCCCGGTCACTTCTCGCAGAGGCGGGGAATTTAAAGGATGCACTGACGGCTGATCTCCAAGCTTTCCCTGCCCTCTATTGGTCAGGGTATGTGCAAGACGCGTATAAGGAATATGCCGAGGCTCACATCACCGCTGCGCTGATTGCTGGCGATCCGGTACCGACCCCGGAAGCGCTTGGAGTTGAGCCAGCAGTCTACTTGAATGCACTTGGTGAAGCTGCGGGAGAACTGCGGCGCTACATCCTTGACTGCATTCGTCTTGGCGAACTCGCTCGTGCCGAGCAAGCATTGGCAATCATGGACGAAATCTATGGCATGCTTGTGCAGGTCGACTATCCTGATGCTGTGACCAATGGCTTGCGGCGCACAACCGATATGGTTCGCGGCGTTCTCGAACGCACGCGTGGTGACCTGACGCTTGCCGTTGAACAGCAGAAGTTTTCTGAGGCGCTTGCGCGTGCACAAGAGGCACTGCAGCGCACGGCGACGTCAGCAACGTAGCAAGTTCGGTGTAGGGATGCAGAAAGAAAATCCCCCCAGGCGGCAGTCTCGCCTCCCGGGGGATTTTGCATAGGATAACGGTTAGGCTCCGCGAAGGAGCTTTTCGGCCTCTTCCTTGTGTCGTGTCTCGTCAGAGATGATTTCTTGGATATCATTCGAAAGGCCGTAATCGCCGAAGTCCTCTGCTTGCTTCATGCGCTCAACATAGCGCTGGATTGTCTCGACCTCGGCTTGAAGAACGCGCTCTACCATCTCCTGATTCGTCTGCGCCTTGGGGACAGGCAATGCTTCATCGGTTGGTGTACCGCCAAGGGCGACAATCTTGTTGGCAAGGAAGAGCGCGTGCCGCAATTCGTCCTGAATCTCTTTCTCGAAAAACTCGGCGAGCTCAAGCCGATCGAGACCGGTGCATGACGCAGCATAGTGGATGTACATCGTGATAGCCTGCAGTTCGCCAGCAAGATCTTTGTTTAATCCCTCGATCAACTGTTGTGCAGTAACTTTCCCCGCCATCGCACTTCCTTTCCTTCATTTTCCGACCAATCGTAACTGTACCAGGTTGTGACATCGGTTGACGAGCTACTGGTCGACCTAGGATGATGCGGCAACCGCCTCGCGAGTCTGTGGCTCCCATCGCAGGTTCAGCTCTCGGTTAGCACGTACTTCGTCGAGGCGCTTGTAAAACGTGCGATGCGGCGCGTGCTGGACAAGTTCTGGATTGTGCTCGGCCTCGTCAGCAATCTGCAGCATGGCATCAACGAACGCGTTGAGTGTTTCGAGGCTTTCGGTTTCTGTCGGCTCGATCATGAGTGCTTCAGGGACGATCAGCGGGAAATAGACGGTCGGTGGATGCAGGCCGAAGTCAAGCAGTCGCTTCGCGATATCCATCGCCCGCACGCCATGTTGCTTCTGTCGGGTAGCTGAAAGGACAAACTCGTGCATGCATGGCCGGTCGTAGGCAACGTCATAACGTTCGCGGAGTCGTGCCATGAGATAGTTGGCGGCGAGGACCGCGTCTTCGCTCACCTGCCGTAGACCGTCAGCGCCATTCATACGGATGTAGGTATAGGCTCGTACGTGCATGCCAACATTGCCGTGGAACCCATGAATCTTGCCGATTGAAGCAGCTGGCCACTCCCATGTGTATTCTGGGTCACTGCCCTCATGGCGCACGACGATTGGCCCAGGCAGGAATTTGGCAAGATGGGCCTTCACGCCAACGGCGCCTGAGCCTGGACCACCACCGCC from the Thermorudis peleae genome contains:
- a CDS encoding bifunctional folylpolyglutamate synthase/dihydrofolate synthase; the encoded protein is MTALCAKLLAQYQQAAAYLNGLIQGPPSPPPGATPEQIRARAQARLARLRRFLEFLGRPHDSYPTVHVTGTSGKGSTATFIASILTAAGYHVGLHTSPYLQVETEKLQLDRALLPADRFARYVAELDQAIQRWNARGEERLTYGECWTALTFLAFAEERVDIAVIEVGVGGRFDLTNVIMPEVAVITSVGLDHVRTLGPTIRDIAWHKAGILKPGRPGVTTVTDPELLEIIRREAETVGAPLDIVQPEHDYALLRCDATGTWLLDYRRKTVFQLGLLGKFQIPNAAAALAAVEKLGHLPRGPITTDVVRRGLAEARIPGRFEIVQTSPTVILDGAHNPDKMRGLLESLACLPQPSRRILVFGVLEGHDALTMARLLAPHITMAIVTTPQALERPAADPAALAGCFADAQVPVQIVPLPQDAIAQALALAAPDDQIIVTGSLYLVGQVRERWYPHEAMICAATPWPAPAVTQAPCS
- the fabF gene encoding beta-ketoacyl-ACP synthase II, encoding MNCHECGARLPADARFCPQCGRPVSGERHPRRVVVTGLGAVTPLGLTAEETWQRVRAGQSGIQRISRFDPADLPVQIAGEVRGFVFGDWVDPKTARQMAIFSQYAVHAAGMALQDAGLDQGGFDPARAAVVVGTGAGGMATIIEAQDAATRRGLMRVSPHFMTTFPHNMPAYHIAQAFRFLGPSLTVSTACATGAQAIGEAVIAIRRGQADLALAGGTEYAVFPLFLASFAVQRAASPDNACPERASRPFDATRNGFVVSEGAGMLVLESLEHAQARGARIYAEVLGYASSNDGYHPIAPEPEGEGAARAIRAALADAGVTPDQVDYINAHAASTPLGDKAETLAIKRALGEHAERIPVSAPKSMLGHLMGAAGAVETIVTILALRDQILPPTINYEHPDPDCDLDYVPNVARPASIRIALKNSFGLGGQNACLVIRRWEQGV
- the rpsU gene encoding 30S ribosomal protein S21 encodes the protein MAKSVHVELRENESFEALLKRFTKELQKSGVLRDYRAKRHYVSKSEQRRAKIRKAEHRRRRKLAKLAKKGQVLL
- a CDS encoding ferritin-like domain-containing protein, which codes for MAGKVTAQQLIEGLNKDLAGELQAITMYIHYAASCTGLDRLELAEFFEKEIQDELRHALFLANKIVALGGTPTDEALPVPKAQTNQEMVERVLQAEVETIQRYVERMKQAEDFGDYGLSNDIQEIISDETRHKEEAEKLLRGA
- a CDS encoding haloacid dehalogenase; the encoded protein is MEQQRAAIVHIAETLISQLDLLNDARERALAVTRQITRLSANAVRATHRGERDVARSLLAEAGNLKDALTADLQAFPALYWSGYVQDAYKEYAEAHITAALIAGDPVPTPEALGVEPAVYLNALGEAAGELRRYILDCIRLGELARAEQALAIMDEIYGMLVQVDYPDAVTNGLRRTTDMVRGVLERTRGDLTLAVEQQKFSEALARAQEALQRTATSAT
- a CDS encoding DUF6909 family protein encodes the protein MDNARQTELPGKREVDLYVQTYLTLLRTSGPVPVATLIPAHLQSAPLLHQGANEPDIDAGAFLYSTLRLPREIVWVEHILFGQSVASFARHGYRDILSWRQVTAPGRRRRWYTNDQGVLAAFVSSSSDLDDVVPTIVAWQIEWNKLHRMFEENPVLRDIVRQVTQTQANAQREADERLREALGLSAYDWGRLAQAWGEQFWAILAFAAEQRKRLTIQLLPGGYAGYTRAARTWWTPIERYLLEHQLMDRPLFFVSSNMHSIANVLSGTARRRQDALVRFIEQTRHPELYPELERFRAGQSRSNWDNLLYYTARLYFAAHPEEREARNREEAERGIVTINPEGPVDVGVQIITLSQLSPEDFDPRLGQLSLDRLAHCQAVILNINYPLGMGAYHLLHQIVASTERLVGVYILGKAATLNARIGDVMLSDVVYDEHSGNTYWLRNCFSAADLRPYLIYGSALDHQRAVTVFGTFLQNRGYLDFFYRENFTVVEMEAGPYLSALYEDLFLTRYGTGEQVNLTAVPFDLGLIHYASDTPYSRAHTLGARGLSYYGMDSTYASTIVILRRIFRQAGVLIDTSHASDCIVQPHGGVHGTTTGSDCSHR
- the speB gene encoding agmatinase; the encoded protein is MPRGYAPVSGLESPRFSGIRTFARLPHTRDLAGVDVAIVGVPFDTGVTYRVGARFGPAAVREMSAMLRVYHPALNVNVYDVLSVVDYGDVPVVPGFIEASYDRIVDGLRPILAAGVVPICIGGDHSIALAELRAVAERYGPVGMVQFDSHTDTWDEYWGQKYTHGTPFRRAVEEGLLDPRRVIQVGMRGSLYGPEDLDQSRDLGFEVWTTDDVRREGIAAVVQAIHRRVADGPVFLSFDIDFVDPSFAPGTGTPEIGGFTSREAQELLRGLVGLKLVACDLVEVLPAHDPAGITALIAANLIFEILAVLAATRRQAQEADA
- a CDS encoding DUF1989 domain-containing protein — encoded protein: MTVISTEHILFGRIPRRAAQLRPSAPMAFPMTSGQLLQITDLEGKQVATMVAFAAHDQTEYLSCTQTRAVNNTLMLEQGMVLVSNRRNPMFVVVEDTVGRHDILLPACDQRKYLEDYGLVDHPNCHDNLLAALREHGLTVESLPDPVNWFMHVGFKARGRLEIREPLSEPNDYVLLRALMDVVVAITPCPQDQNASNAFNPTDILIRVYD
- the apbC gene encoding iron-sulfur cluster carrier protein ApbC, which codes for MTELTREQVIEALRPVYDPELRRSIVDLGMVKDVQIDQGCVRVHVELTTPACPLRAQIQRDVHAAIEQLPGVQQVEVTFGARVRAAGTGMPDRQPIPGVKNTIAVASGKGGVGKSTVAVNIAVALAQDGASVGLLDADVYGPSIPLMMGTRARPMLENDKILPVEAYGLRIMSVGFILDPEKALIWRGPLVSQLVRQFLHDVVWGELDYLVIDLPPGTGDVQLTLVQQIPLSGAIIVTTPQDVALADAIKGLQMFREVKTPVLGIVENMSYFICPHCGERSDIFGTGGGRRTAERYDVPLLGEIPIDPLVREGGDTGQPIVLAAPESPTAQAFRDAARRAAGRLSIEAVRKPRRPVLMLRRS